In a genomic window of Anoxybacter fermentans:
- the ortA gene encoding 2-amino-4-oxopentanoate thiolase subunit OrtA — protein MKVPKGTWVQIRQIVLKPEERAPQVPNDTKKVPLELRVKGFLEEDASIGDEVTITTLIGRKLKGRLEAVNPRYEHDFGEPIPELLTIGQKLRQFLFEEE, from the coding sequence ATGAAAGTACCCAAAGGAACATGGGTTCAGATTCGTCAAATTGTCCTTAAGCCAGAAGAGCGTGCCCCTCAGGTGCCCAATGATACTAAAAAAGTACCCCTGGAATTGAGGGTTAAAGGATTTTTAGAAGAAGATGCTTCCATTGGTGATGAAGTGACCATTACAACTTTGATTGGTCGTAAATTAAAAGGACGTTTAGAGGCTGTGAATCCGCGCTATGAGCATGATTTTGGTGAGCCCATTCCTGAGCTTTTGACCATTGGTCAAAAGCTGCGTCAATTTCTCTTTGAGGAGGAATAG